A stretch of Mesorhizobium sp. M2A.F.Ca.ET.046.03.2.1 DNA encodes these proteins:
- a CDS encoding carboxymuconolactone decarboxylase family protein translates to MSKTGIECRRPGDRRMRIMQQGFDFQTAESAFDAVNAIRTLEEAVKNCGFEQSLIVLVKMRASQINGCACRIHSHIRNARLHGETEERLRVLHAWRDPAMPFRARECAALAWTEALTVLSTTHVTDAIHQQAREQFDRDELAKLTLLVGTTNLWDRLAIGFRSVLHAAGETCSDASTGCT, encoded by the coding sequence TGAGTGCCGACGACCCGGCGACCGGAGGATGAGAATCATGCAACAGGGATTTGACTTCCAGACGGCGGAGAGCGCTTTCGATGCTGTGAATGCGATCCGGACCTTGGAAGAGGCGGTCAAGAATTGCGGCTTCGAACAGAGCCTGATCGTGCTGGTGAAGATGCGTGCCTCCCAGATCAATGGCTGTGCCTGCCGCATCCATTCGCACATACGCAACGCCCGCTTGCATGGCGAGACGGAAGAGCGGCTTCGCGTGCTCCACGCCTGGCGTGATCCGGCAATGCCATTCAGGGCGCGCGAATGCGCCGCGCTCGCCTGGACGGAGGCTCTGACCGTGCTGTCCACGACGCACGTGACCGATGCCATCCACCAGCAAGCTCGGGAACAATTCGATCGCGACGAACTCGCCAAGCTGACCTTGCTCGTCGGCACGACCAATCTCTGGGATCGTCTCGCCATCGGCTTCCGATCGGTTCTCCATGCAGCCGGGGAGACGTGTTCCGACGCCTCAACGGGTTGCACATGA